In a single window of the Panthera leo isolate Ple1 chromosome A1, P.leo_Ple1_pat1.1, whole genome shotgun sequence genome:
- the TMCO6 gene encoding transmembrane and coiled-coil domain-containing protein 6 isoform X4, translating into MILGETEIQHFLRLAQQGTEEKERERALVSLRRGLQHPETQQTFIWLEGSMRTLVGLLTSNQALLQLEAARCLHELSHSEQSAVAEACLPATSYLLTYLSGHSSDFIELCLYTLGNLIVESEAVRRQLLPQGIVPALAACIQSPHLTVLEALGYALSQLLQVKEAPEMIIPSPSADSSVLGSTLPEHILRLLQPGPKLNLGVAVEFAWCLHYIICSQVDNTLLISHGGLSTLGLLLLDMAGAVQRTEDTGLELLACPVLRCLSNLLTEAAMEVVGGQNQLEDERVVAALFILLQFFLQKQPSLLPEGLWLLNNLTANSPSFCTSLLSMDLIEPLLQLLPVSNVVSILVLTVLCNVAEKGPAYCQRLWPGPLLSCLIGTLASPDIEVVGQSLELLQLLFLYQPEAAKDFLQQSGLQVLERHQEEAQLQDRVHALQQTALHQ; encoded by the exons ATCCAGCATTTCCTACGATTAGCACAGCAGGggacagaagaaaaggagagagagagggctctggtCAGCCTTCGTCGAGGCTTGCAGCACCCTGAGACGCAGCAGACCTTCATCTG GCTGGAGGGCAGCATGCGGACCTTGGTCGGGCTTCTGACCAGCAACCAAGCCCTGTTGCAGCTTGAGGCCGCTCGGTGCCTTCATGAGCTCTCTCATTCTGAACAGTCTGCGGTGGCTGAGGCCTGCCTGCCAGCCACTTCCTACCTTCTCACCTACCTCTCCGGTCACAGCTCAGACTTTATA GAGCTCTGTCTGTATACACTGGGTAACCTGATTGTGGAGAGTGAGGCTGTGAGAAGACAGCTCCTGCCACAGGGCATTGTTCCAGCCTTGGCTGCCTGCATCCAG TCCCCCCATCTGACTGTGCTGGAAGCCCTTGGATATGCCTTATCCCAGCTTCTGCAAGTTAAGGAAGCTCCAGAGATGATCATCCC CTCTCCTTCTGCTGACAGCTCCGTCTTGGGCTCCACTCTCCCTGAGCACATCCTGCGACTGTTGCAGCCTGGTCCAAAGCTGAACCTTGGGGTTGCTGTGGAGTTTGCCTGGTGTCTGCACTATATCATCTGCAG CCAGGTCGACAATACCCTGCTTATCTCCCATGGGGGTCTGTCCACTCTGGGGTTGCTGCTATTGGACATGGCTGGAGCTGTCCAGAGAACAGAGGATACAGGACTAGAGCTG CTGGCATGTCCTGTGCTTCGGTGTCTAAGCAACTTGCTAACAGAAGCAGCAATGGAAGTTGTGGGAGGGCAAAATCAGCTTGAAGACGAGCGTGTTGTGGCTGCCTTATTTATCCTTCTGCAGTTCTTCCTTCAGAAACAGCCCAGCTTACTTCCTGAGGGCCTCTGGCTCCTTAACAACCTCACTG CAAACAGTCCTAGTTTCTGTACCTCCTTGCTCTCCATGGATCTGATTGAGCCCCTCTTGCAGTTGTTGCCAGTTTCTAACGTGGTGAGCATATTG GTCCTCACAGTTCTGTGCAACGTGGCAGAGAAGGGTCCTGCTTACTGCCAACGTCTGTGGCCAGGGCCCTTGCTCTCCTGCTTGATTGGTACACTGGCCTCTCCTGACATTGAGGTAGTAGGCCAGAGTTTGGAGCTGCTGCAATTGCTGTTCCTCTACCAGCCAGAG GCTGCTAAGGATTTTCTGCAGCAATCAGGGCTGCAGGTCCTGGAAAGGCACCAGGAAGAGGCCCAGCTCCAGGATCGTGTGCATGCTCTCCAGCAGACAGCGCTTCACCAGTGA
- the TMCO6 gene encoding transmembrane and coiled-coil domain-containing protein 6 isoform X5, which yields MRTLVGLLTSNQALLQLEAARCLHELSHSEQSAVAEACLPATSYLLTYLSGHSSDFIELCLYTLGNLIVESEAVRRQLLPQGIVPALAACIQSPHLTVLEALGYALSQLLQVKEAPEMIIPSPSADSSVLGSTLPEHILRLLQPGPKLNLGVAVEFAWCLHYIICSQVDNTLLISHGGLSTLGLLLLDMAGAVQRTEDTGLELLACPVLRCLSNLLTEAAMEVVGGQNQLEDERVVAALFILLQFFLQKQPSLLPEGLWLLNNLTANSPSFCTSLLSMDLIEPLLQLLPVSNVVSILVLTVLCNVAEKGPAYCQRLWPGPLLSCLIGTLASPDIEVVGQSLELLQLLFLYQPEAAKDFLQQSGLQVLERHQEEAQLQDRVHALQQTALHQ from the exons ATGCGGACCTTGGTCGGGCTTCTGACCAGCAACCAAGCCCTGTTGCAGCTTGAGGCCGCTCGGTGCCTTCATGAGCTCTCTCATTCTGAACAGTCTGCGGTGGCTGAGGCCTGCCTGCCAGCCACTTCCTACCTTCTCACCTACCTCTCCGGTCACAGCTCAGACTTTATA GAGCTCTGTCTGTATACACTGGGTAACCTGATTGTGGAGAGTGAGGCTGTGAGAAGACAGCTCCTGCCACAGGGCATTGTTCCAGCCTTGGCTGCCTGCATCCAG TCCCCCCATCTGACTGTGCTGGAAGCCCTTGGATATGCCTTATCCCAGCTTCTGCAAGTTAAGGAAGCTCCAGAGATGATCATCCC CTCTCCTTCTGCTGACAGCTCCGTCTTGGGCTCCACTCTCCCTGAGCACATCCTGCGACTGTTGCAGCCTGGTCCAAAGCTGAACCTTGGGGTTGCTGTGGAGTTTGCCTGGTGTCTGCACTATATCATCTGCAG CCAGGTCGACAATACCCTGCTTATCTCCCATGGGGGTCTGTCCACTCTGGGGTTGCTGCTATTGGACATGGCTGGAGCTGTCCAGAGAACAGAGGATACAGGACTAGAGCTG CTGGCATGTCCTGTGCTTCGGTGTCTAAGCAACTTGCTAACAGAAGCAGCAATGGAAGTTGTGGGAGGGCAAAATCAGCTTGAAGACGAGCGTGTTGTGGCTGCCTTATTTATCCTTCTGCAGTTCTTCCTTCAGAAACAGCCCAGCTTACTTCCTGAGGGCCTCTGGCTCCTTAACAACCTCACTG CAAACAGTCCTAGTTTCTGTACCTCCTTGCTCTCCATGGATCTGATTGAGCCCCTCTTGCAGTTGTTGCCAGTTTCTAACGTGGTGAGCATATTG GTCCTCACAGTTCTGTGCAACGTGGCAGAGAAGGGTCCTGCTTACTGCCAACGTCTGTGGCCAGGGCCCTTGCTCTCCTGCTTGATTGGTACACTGGCCTCTCCTGACATTGAGGTAGTAGGCCAGAGTTTGGAGCTGCTGCAATTGCTGTTCCTCTACCAGCCAGAG GCTGCTAAGGATTTTCTGCAGCAATCAGGGCTGCAGGTCCTGGAAAGGCACCAGGAAGAGGCCCAGCTCCAGGATCGTGTGCATGCTCTCCAGCAGACAGCGCTTCACCAGTGA
- the TMCO6 gene encoding transmembrane and coiled-coil domain-containing protein 6 isoform X6 yields MIIPSPSADSSVLGSTLPEHILRLLQPGPKLNLGVAVEFAWCLHYIICSQVDNTLLISHGGLSTLGLLLLDMAGAVQRTEDTGLELLACPVLRCLSNLLTEAAMEVVGGQNQLEDERVVAALFILLQFFLQKQPSLLPEGLWLLNNLTANSPSFCTSLLSMDLIEPLLQLLPVSNVVSILVLTVLCNVAEKGPAYCQRLWPGPLLSCLIGTLASPDIEVVGQSLELLQLLFLYQPEAAKDFLQQSGLQVLERHQEEAQLQDRVHALQQTALHQ; encoded by the exons ATGATCATCCC CTCTCCTTCTGCTGACAGCTCCGTCTTGGGCTCCACTCTCCCTGAGCACATCCTGCGACTGTTGCAGCCTGGTCCAAAGCTGAACCTTGGGGTTGCTGTGGAGTTTGCCTGGTGTCTGCACTATATCATCTGCAG CCAGGTCGACAATACCCTGCTTATCTCCCATGGGGGTCTGTCCACTCTGGGGTTGCTGCTATTGGACATGGCTGGAGCTGTCCAGAGAACAGAGGATACAGGACTAGAGCTG CTGGCATGTCCTGTGCTTCGGTGTCTAAGCAACTTGCTAACAGAAGCAGCAATGGAAGTTGTGGGAGGGCAAAATCAGCTTGAAGACGAGCGTGTTGTGGCTGCCTTATTTATCCTTCTGCAGTTCTTCCTTCAGAAACAGCCCAGCTTACTTCCTGAGGGCCTCTGGCTCCTTAACAACCTCACTG CAAACAGTCCTAGTTTCTGTACCTCCTTGCTCTCCATGGATCTGATTGAGCCCCTCTTGCAGTTGTTGCCAGTTTCTAACGTGGTGAGCATATTG GTCCTCACAGTTCTGTGCAACGTGGCAGAGAAGGGTCCTGCTTACTGCCAACGTCTGTGGCCAGGGCCCTTGCTCTCCTGCTTGATTGGTACACTGGCCTCTCCTGACATTGAGGTAGTAGGCCAGAGTTTGGAGCTGCTGCAATTGCTGTTCCTCTACCAGCCAGAG GCTGCTAAGGATTTTCTGCAGCAATCAGGGCTGCAGGTCCTGGAAAGGCACCAGGAAGAGGCCCAGCTCCAGGATCGTGTGCATGCTCTCCAGCAGACAGCGCTTCACCAGTGA
- the NDUFA2 gene encoding NADH dehydrogenase [ubiquinone] 1 alpha subcomplex subunit 2, which yields MAAAVASRGIRAKLGLREIRVHLCQRSPGSQGVREFIEKHYVELKKANPDLPILIRECSDVQPKLWARYAFGQEKNVSLNNFSADQVTRAMENVLSGKA from the exons ATGGCGGCGGCTGTAGCCAGTCGCGGAATTCGGGCAAAACTGGGCCTGCGTGAAATTCGCGTCCACTTGTGCCAGCGCTCGCCTGGCAGTCAGGGCGTCAG ggaATTTATCGAGAAACACTATGTGGAGCTGAAGAAGGCGAACCCTGACCTGCCAATCCTAATCCGCGAGTGTTCCGATGTGCAGCCCAAGCTCTGGGCCCGTTACG caTTTGGCCAAGAGAAGAATGTCTCTTTGAATAACTTCAGTGCTGATCAAGTAACCAGAGCCATGGAGAATGTACTAAGTGGCAAAGCCTGA
- the IK gene encoding protein Red: MPERDSEPFSNPLAPDGHDVDDPHSFHQSKLTNEDFRKLLMTPRAAPTSAPPSKSRHHEMPREYNEDEDPAARRRKKKSYYAKLRQQEIERERELAEKYRDRAKERRDGVNKDYEETELISTTANYRAVGPTAEADKSAAEKRRQLIQESKFLGGDMEHTHLVKGLDFALLQKVRAEIASKEKEEEELMEKPQKETKKDEDPENKIEFKTRLGRNVYRTLFRSKAYERNELFLPGRMAYVVDLDDEYADTDIPTTLIRSKADCPTMEAQTTLTTNDIVISKLTQILSYLRQGTRNKKLKKKDKGKMEEKKPPEADMNIFEDIGDYVPSTTKTPRDKERERYRERERDRERDRDRDRERERERDRERERDREREEEKKRHSYFEKPKVDDEPMDVDKGPGSAKELIKSINEKFAGSAGWEGTESLKKPEDKKQLGDFFGMSNSYAECYPATMDDMAVDSDEEVDYSKMDQGNKKGPLGRWDFDTQEEYSEYMNNKEALPKAAFQYGIKMSEGRKTRRFKETNDKAELDRQWKKISAIIEKRKKMEADGVEVKRPKY; this comes from the exons ATGCCAGAGCGAGACA GTGAGCCTTTCTCCAACCCCTTGGCTCCAGATGGCCACGATGTGGACGATCCTCACTCCTTCCACCA GTCAAAACTCACCAATGAAGACTTCAGGAAACTTCTCATGACCCCGAGGGCTGCACCCACATCTGCACCACCCTCTAAATCACGTCAccatga GATGCCAAGGGAGTACAATGAGGACGAAGACCCAGCTGCacgaaggagaaaaaagaaaag TTATTATGCCAAGCTTCGTCAAcaagaaattgagagagagagagaactagcagAGAAGTACCGGGACCGTGCCAAGGAACGGCGAGATGGTGTAAATAAAgattatgaggaaactgagctaaTCAGTACCACAGCTAACTACAGGGCTGTGGGCCCCACTGCTGAGGC GGACAAATCAGCtgcagagaaaagaagacagttgaTCCAGGAGTCCAAATTCTTGGGTGGTGACATGGAACACACCCATTTGGTGAAAGGCTTGGATTTTGCTCTGCTTCAAAAG GTACGAGCTGAGATTGccagcaaagagaaagaagaggaagaacttATGGAAAAGCCCCAGAAGGAAACCAA gAAAGATGAGGATCCTGAGAACAAAATTGAATTTAAGACACGTTTGG GCCGCAATGTTTACCGCACACTGTTTAGGAGCAAGGCATATGAACGCAATGAGCTGTTCCTGCCAGGCCGCATGGCCTATGTGGTAGACCTGGATGACGAGTATGCAGACACAGATATCCCCACCACGCTTATCCGCAGCAAAGCAGATTGCCCCACTATGGAG GCCCAGACAACACTGACTACAAATGACATTGTAATCAGCAAGCTCACCCAGATCCTTTCCTACCTGCGGCAGGGTACCCGCAATAAGAAGCTCAAGAAGAAGGATAAAG GGAAGATGGAAGAGAAGAAGCCCCCTGAGGCTGACATGAA TATATTTGAAGACATTGGGGATTATGTGCCATCCACAACCAAGACTCCTCGGGACAAGGAGCGGGAGAGATACCGGGAACGAGAGCGTGAtcgggagagagacagagaccgtgaCAGAGAACGGGAGCGAGAACGAGATCGGGAGCGGgagcgggacagagagagagaggaagagaagaagaggcaCAGTTACTTTGAGAAGCCAAAAGTGGATGATGAG ccCATGGACGTTGACAAAG GACCTGGATCTGCTAAGGAGTTGATTAAATCAATCAATGAAAAGTTTGCTGGATCTGCTGGCTGGGAAGGCACTGAATC GCTgaagaagccagaggacaagAAGCAGCTGGGAGACTTCTTTGGCATGTCCAACAGTTATGCTGAGTGTTATCCAGCCAC GATGGATGACATGGCCGTGGATAGTGATGAGGAGGTGGATTACAGCAAAATGGACCAG GGTAATAAGAAAGGCCCCTTAGGCCGCTGGGACTTTGATACCCAGGAGGAATACAGCGAGTATATGAACAACAAGGAGGCTTTGCCCAA AGCTGCATTCCAGTATGGTATCAAGATGTCTGAAGGGCGGAAGACCAGGCGCTTCAAGGAAACCAATGATAAGGCAGAACTAGATCGACAGTGGAAGAAGATTAGTGCA ATCattgagaagaggaagaagatggagGCTGATGG AGTTGAAGTGAAAAGACCAAAATACTAA
- the WDR55 gene encoding WD repeat-containing protein 55, translating to MDRTCEERPVEDENDEEDPNSTEAPIRIRDTPEDIVLEAPASGLAFHPTRNFLAAGDVDGDVYVFSYSCQEGETKELWSSGHHLKSCRAVVFSEDGQKLVTVSKDKAIHVLDVEQGRLERRISKAHGAPINSLLLVDEHVLATGDDTGGIRLWDQRKEGPLMDMRQHEEYIADMTLDPAKKLLLTASGDGCLGVFNIRRRRFELLSEPQSGDLTSVTLMKYGKKVACGSSEGTIYLFNWNGFGATSDRFALRAESIDCMVPVTESLLCTGSTDGIIRAVNILPNRVVGTVGQHAGEPVEKLALSHCGCFLASSGHDQRLKFWNMAELRTVVVDDYRQRKKKGGPLRALSSKAWSTDDFFAGLREEEGSTAQKEGEESEDESD from the exons ATGGACCGCACGTGTGAGGAGAGGCCTGTGGAGGATGAGAACGACGAGGAAGACCCCAACTCCACGGAAGCCCCAATCCGCATCCGGGACACTCCGGAAGACATCGTGCTGGAAGCTCCAGCCAGTGGGCTGGCGTTCCATCCGACCCGCAACTTTCTGGCGGCGGGGGACGTGGACGGGGACGTGTACGT cttttcCTACTCCTGCCAAGAGGGAGAAACCAAGGAGCTCTGGTCTTCAGGTCACCACCTCAAATCCTGTCGAGCCGTGGTCTTCTCTGAAGATGGGCAGA AACTTGTTACTGTCTCCAAGGACAAAGCCATCCACGTTCTAGATGTGGAGCAGGGCCGACTGGAAAGACGCATATCCAAGGCTCATGG TGCCCCCATCAACAGTCTCCTGCTGGTAGATGAGCATGTCCTGGCCACTGGGGATGACACAGGTGGCATCCGGCTCTGGGACCAGCGGAAGGAGGGCCCCTTAATGGATATGCGGCAGCACGAGGAGTATATTGCCGACATGACTCTGGACCCAGCTAAGAAGCTGCTGCTGACAGCCAG TGGGGATGGCTGCCTTGGTGTCTTCAACATCAGGCGACGCCGGTTTGAACTGCTCTCAGAGCCGCAGTCTGGAGACCTGACCTCGGTCACCCTCATGAAA TATGGAAAGAAGGTGGCCTGTGGCTCCAGTGAAGGTACTATATATCTCTTCAACTGGAACGGCTTTGGGGCCACAAGTGATCGGTTTGCCCTAAGAGCTGAGTCTATTGACTGCATGGTTCCAGTCACTGAGAGCCTGCTGTGCACTGGCTCCACTGATGGAATCATCAG ggCTGTCAATATCCTTCCAAACCGAGTGGTGGGCACTGTGGGCCAGCATGCTGGAGAGCCTGTGGAGAAGCTTGCCCTTTCCCACTGTGGCTGCTTCCTGGCCAGCAGTGGCCATGACCAGCGCCTTAAGTTTTGGAACATGGCCGAGCTGCGGACTGTGGTAGTGGATGACTACCGCCAGCGGAAGAAAAAGGGAGGGCCCCTCCGGGCCCTAAGCAGTAAGGCTTGGAGCACAGATGACTTCTTTGCAGGACTCAGGGAGGAAGAAGGCTCCACAGctcagaaggaaggggaggagagtgaGGATGAAAGTGATTGA
- the DND1 gene encoding dead end protein homolog 1, whose product MQSKRECELWCERVNPENKAALEAWVRETGIRLVQVNGQRKYGGPPPGWVGSPPPAGSEVFIGRLPQDVYEHQLIPLFQRVGRLYEFRLMMTFSGLNRGFAYARYSSRRGAQAAIATLHNHPLRPSCPLLVCRSTEKCELSVDGLPPGLSRRALLLALQPLGPGLQEALLMPSPGPAPAQIALLKFNSHRAAAMAKKALVEGQSRLCGEQVAVEWLKPDLKQRLRQQLVGPSLQCLQPEGSRLALARDKLESQGARGALQLLCQRMKLGSPVFLTKCLGMGPAGWHRFWYQVVIPGHPVPFSGLIWVVLAPDVQNGHEMAKDAVSARLLEALSASRASLIPTGGAEAGTVVKQ is encoded by the exons ATGCAGTCCAAGCGGGAATGTGAG CTGTGGTGTGAGAGGGTGAATCCGGAAAACAAGGCAGCTTTGGAGGCATGGGTCAGGGAGACGGGCATCCGCCTGGTGCAGGTGAACGGGCAGAGGAAGTATGGCGGGCCACCCCCAG GCTGGGTGGGCAGCCCGCCGCCGGCCGGCTCAGAGGTGTTTATCGGGCGGCTGCCCCAAGACGTGTACGAGCACCAGCTGATCCCACTGTTCCAGCGCGTGGGCCGGCTCTACGAGTTCCGCCTGATGATGACTTTCAGCGGCCTAAACCGTGGCTTCGCCTACGCCCGCTACAGTTCGCGGCGCGGCGCCCAGGCCGCCATCGCCACGCTGCACAACCACCCGCTGCGGCCCTCCTGCCCGCTGCTCGTGTGCCGCAGTACTGAGAAGTGCGAGCTGAGTGTGGACGGGCTGCCTCCGGGGCTGAGTCGCCGCGCGTTGCTGCTCGCGCTGCAGCCCCTGGGTCCCGGCCTGCAGGAGGCGCTGCTGATGCCCAGCCCTGGGCCAGCGCCCGCGCAAATTGCGCTGCTTAAGTTCAACTCGCACCGCGCCGCCGCCATGGCCAAAAAAGCCCTAGTGGAAG GGCAATCACGCCTCTGTGGAGAGCAGGTGGCCGTGGAGTGGCTCAAACCAGATCTGAAGCAGCGACTCCGCCAGCAGCTGGTGGGCCCCTCCCTGCAGTGCCTACAGCCAGAGGGCAGTCGGTTGGCCCTGGCCAGGGACAAGCTAGAGTCCCAAGGGGCTCGGGGTGCCCTGCAGCTGTTGTGCCAGCGGATGAAGCTGGGCAGCCCTGTGTTCCTCACCAAGTGTTTGGGCATGGGCCCTGCTGGCTGGCACCGCTTCTGGTACCAGGTGGTGATCCCTGGGCATCCAGTGCCCTTCAGTGGTCTCATCTGGGTTGTGCTGGCCCCAGATGTGCAGAATGGGCATGAGATGGCTAAGGATGCTGTGTCTGCAAGGTTGCTAGAGGCACTGAGTGCCTCTAGAGCCAGTCTTATACCGACTGGTGGGGCTGAGGCAGGTACCGTGGTTAAGCAGTGA
- the HARS1 gene encoding histidine--tRNA ligase, cytoplasmic isoform X1, which translates to MAERAALEELVRLQGERVRGLKQQKASAEQIEEEVAKLLKLKAQLGPDEGKQKFVLKTPKGTRDYSPRQMAIREKVFDVIISCFKRHGAEVIDTPVFELKETLTGKYGEDSKLIYDLKDQGGELLSLRYDLTVPFARYLAMNKLTNIKRYHIAKVYRRDNPAMTRGRYREFYQCDFDIAGQFDPMIPDAECLKIMCEILSSLQIGDFLVKVNDRRILDGMFAICGVPDSKFRTICSSVDKLDKVSWEEVKNEMVGEKGLTPEVADHIGDYVQQHGGVSLVEQLLQDPKLSQNKQALEGLEDLKLLFEYLTLFGIADKISFDLSLARGLDYYTGVIYEAVLLQTPVQPGEEPLGVGSVAAGGRYDGLVGMFDPKGRKVPCVGLSIGVERIFSIVEQRLEALEEKVRTTETQVLVASAQKRLLEERLKLVSELWDAGIKAELLYKKNPKLLNQLQYCEEAGIPLVAIIGEQELKDGVIKLRSVASREEVDVRREDLVEEIKRRTSPALCIC; encoded by the exons ATGGCAGAACGTGCAGCACTGGAGGAGCTAGTGCGACTTCAGGGAGAGCGCGTGCGGGGCCTCAAGCAGCAGAAGGCCAGCGCTGAGCAG ATCGAGGAGGAAGTGgcaaaactactaaaactgaaggCACAGCTGGGCCCTGATGAAGGGAAACAGAAGTTTGTGCTCAAGACCCCCAag GGTACAAGAGACTACAGTCCCCGGCAGATGGCCATTCGGGAGAAGGTGTTCGATGTAATCATCAGCTGCTTCAAGCGTCATGGTGCAGAAGTAATTGATACACCTGTGTTTGAACTGAAG gAAACACTGACTGGAAAGTATGGAGAAGACTCTAAGCTTATCTATGACCTGAAGGACCAAGGTGGAGAGCTGTTGTCCCTTCGCTATGACCTCACT GTTCCTTTTGCTCGATATTTAGCAATGAATAAACTGACCAACATTAAACGCTACCACATAGCAAAAGTATATCGACGAGATAACCCAGCCATGACCCGTGGCCGATACCGGGAATTCTACCAGTGT GACTTTGACATTGCTGGACAATTTGATCCCATGATCCCTGATGCAGAGTGCCTGAAGATCATGTGTGAGATCCTGAGTTCACTTCAGATAGGTGACTTCCTGGTCAAG GTGAATGATCGGCGCATCCTAGATGGGATGTTTGCCATCTGTGGTGTTCCTGATAGCAAGTTCCGTACCATCTGCTCCTCAGTGGACAAGCTGGACAAG GTATCCTGGGAGGAAGTAAAGAATGAGATGGTGGGAGAGAAGGGCCTCACACCCGAGGTAGCTGACCACATTGGGGACTACGTCCAGCAGCATG GTGGGGTATCCCTGGTGGAACAGCTGCTCCAGGATCCTAAACTGTCCCAAAACAAACAGGCCTTGGAGGGCCTGGAAGACCTAAAACTGTTGTTTGAATATTTGACCCTGTTTGGCATTGCTGACAAG ATCTCCTTCGACCTGAGCCTTGCTCGAGGGCTAGACTACTATACTGGGGTGATCTATGAGGCAGTGCTGCTACAGACCCCAGTCCAGCCAGGGGAAGAGCCCCTGGGTGTGGGCAGTGTGGCTGCTGGAGGACGCTATGATGGGCTGGTAGGCATGTTTGACCCTAAAGGACGCAAGGTGCCATGTGTGGGGCTCAGCATTGGGGTGGAGCGGATCTTCTCCATTGTGGAGCAGAGGCTAGAG gcttTGGAGGAAAAAGTCCGGACCACAGAAACACAGGTGCTTGTGGCATCCGCACAGAAGAGGCTGCTGGAGGAAAGACTAAAACTCGTTTCGGAGCTCTGGGATGCTGGGATCAAG GCAGAGCTGCTCTACAAGAAGAACCCAAAGTTGCTGAACCAGCTGCAGTACTGTGAGGAGGCAGGCATCCCACTGGTGGCCATCATTGGTGAGCAGGAGCTCAAGGATGGGGTCATCAAGCTTCGTTCGGTGGCCAGTAGGGAAGAG GTGGATGTCCGAAGAGAAGACCTTgtggaagaaatcaaaaggagaaCAAGCCCGGCCCTTTGCATCTGCTGA
- the HARS1 gene encoding histidine--tRNA ligase, cytoplasmic isoform X2 has product MAIREKVFDVIISCFKRHGAEVIDTPVFELKETLTGKYGEDSKLIYDLKDQGGELLSLRYDLTVPFARYLAMNKLTNIKRYHIAKVYRRDNPAMTRGRYREFYQCDFDIAGQFDPMIPDAECLKIMCEILSSLQIGDFLVKVNDRRILDGMFAICGVPDSKFRTICSSVDKLDKVSWEEVKNEMVGEKGLTPEVADHIGDYVQQHGGVSLVEQLLQDPKLSQNKQALEGLEDLKLLFEYLTLFGIADKISFDLSLARGLDYYTGVIYEAVLLQTPVQPGEEPLGVGSVAAGGRYDGLVGMFDPKGRKVPCVGLSIGVERIFSIVEQRLEALEEKVRTTETQVLVASAQKRLLEERLKLVSELWDAGIKAELLYKKNPKLLNQLQYCEEAGIPLVAIIGEQELKDGVIKLRSVASREEVDVRREDLVEEIKRRTSPALCIC; this is encoded by the exons ATGGCCATTCGGGAGAAGGTGTTCGATGTAATCATCAGCTGCTTCAAGCGTCATGGTGCAGAAGTAATTGATACACCTGTGTTTGAACTGAAG gAAACACTGACTGGAAAGTATGGAGAAGACTCTAAGCTTATCTATGACCTGAAGGACCAAGGTGGAGAGCTGTTGTCCCTTCGCTATGACCTCACT GTTCCTTTTGCTCGATATTTAGCAATGAATAAACTGACCAACATTAAACGCTACCACATAGCAAAAGTATATCGACGAGATAACCCAGCCATGACCCGTGGCCGATACCGGGAATTCTACCAGTGT GACTTTGACATTGCTGGACAATTTGATCCCATGATCCCTGATGCAGAGTGCCTGAAGATCATGTGTGAGATCCTGAGTTCACTTCAGATAGGTGACTTCCTGGTCAAG GTGAATGATCGGCGCATCCTAGATGGGATGTTTGCCATCTGTGGTGTTCCTGATAGCAAGTTCCGTACCATCTGCTCCTCAGTGGACAAGCTGGACAAG GTATCCTGGGAGGAAGTAAAGAATGAGATGGTGGGAGAGAAGGGCCTCACACCCGAGGTAGCTGACCACATTGGGGACTACGTCCAGCAGCATG GTGGGGTATCCCTGGTGGAACAGCTGCTCCAGGATCCTAAACTGTCCCAAAACAAACAGGCCTTGGAGGGCCTGGAAGACCTAAAACTGTTGTTTGAATATTTGACCCTGTTTGGCATTGCTGACAAG ATCTCCTTCGACCTGAGCCTTGCTCGAGGGCTAGACTACTATACTGGGGTGATCTATGAGGCAGTGCTGCTACAGACCCCAGTCCAGCCAGGGGAAGAGCCCCTGGGTGTGGGCAGTGTGGCTGCTGGAGGACGCTATGATGGGCTGGTAGGCATGTTTGACCCTAAAGGACGCAAGGTGCCATGTGTGGGGCTCAGCATTGGGGTGGAGCGGATCTTCTCCATTGTGGAGCAGAGGCTAGAG gcttTGGAGGAAAAAGTCCGGACCACAGAAACACAGGTGCTTGTGGCATCCGCACAGAAGAGGCTGCTGGAGGAAAGACTAAAACTCGTTTCGGAGCTCTGGGATGCTGGGATCAAG GCAGAGCTGCTCTACAAGAAGAACCCAAAGTTGCTGAACCAGCTGCAGTACTGTGAGGAGGCAGGCATCCCACTGGTGGCCATCATTGGTGAGCAGGAGCTCAAGGATGGGGTCATCAAGCTTCGTTCGGTGGCCAGTAGGGAAGAG GTGGATGTCCGAAGAGAAGACCTTgtggaagaaatcaaaaggagaaCAAGCCCGGCCCTTTGCATCTGCTGA